The following are encoded together in the Longimicrobiales bacterium genome:
- the coaE gene encoding dephospho-CoA kinase (Dephospho-CoA kinase (CoaE) performs the final step in coenzyme A biosynthesis.), with protein sequence MKLQAMLPLEMRMLNIALTGNAASGKSAVAGFWAGAGVPVVSADELARQAVEPGSGGLNAVRELFGPDVITTDGTLDRAALGAVIFADESKRERLEAIVHPIIWTLRDEWLAERRVEGHPLVVSEIPLLFETGAEGDFDQIVFVDAAQVERRRRLIEDRGMSEDGAVRMMAAQRDPGPKRDRSDHVIMNDGTLADLEASANRVLKDLREIAGGGTIRMDLHLHTAGSWDCLSDPEKVLERALAQGLDRIAITDHNKLHVALRMAEAYPDRIVPGEEVKTAEGVDVIGLYLTEEIPKGTPAVETIERIRAQGGVPYLPHPFAGGKGGGGRLAEDLAPLCDVVEVFNARLHSERPQRLADELAERHGKLKGAGSDAHTIGELGTTFVEVPGHPNTPAGLLAALRQAQVTGKSSSHLVHLASTWAKVRKKLPGAPTG encoded by the coding sequence ATGAAGTTGCAAGCGATGCTCCCGCTGGAGATGCGGATGCTTAATATCGCGCTCACCGGGAACGCAGCCTCCGGGAAGTCCGCGGTAGCGGGTTTCTGGGCTGGAGCAGGGGTGCCTGTGGTGAGTGCAGATGAACTTGCGAGGCAGGCTGTGGAGCCCGGGTCCGGCGGACTGAACGCCGTTCGTGAGTTGTTCGGACCCGATGTCATCACCACAGATGGGACCCTCGACCGGGCGGCTTTGGGCGCTGTGATTTTTGCGGACGAGTCGAAGCGCGAGCGACTCGAGGCCATTGTGCATCCCATCATTTGGACGCTCAGGGACGAGTGGCTGGCTGAGCGTCGAGTTGAAGGCCATCCTCTCGTCGTCTCTGAGATTCCTCTGCTGTTCGAGACGGGCGCTGAGGGTGACTTCGACCAAATCGTGTTCGTGGATGCTGCGCAGGTGGAACGCCGCCGGCGTCTCATTGAGGATCGAGGGATGTCAGAAGACGGTGCTGTTAGGATGATGGCGGCTCAGAGGGATCCCGGACCGAAACGGGATCGATCAGATCACGTGATCATGAACGACGGCACCTTGGCCGATCTCGAGGCGTCGGCCAATCGGGTCCTGAAGGACCTGAGGGAGATCGCTGGCGGGGGCACGATACGCATGGATCTCCACCTCCACACCGCTGGGAGCTGGGACTGTTTGTCCGATCCCGAAAAGGTGCTCGAGCGCGCGTTGGCCCAAGGTCTCGACCGGATCGCCATTACCGATCACAATAAGCTCCATGTGGCACTACGCATGGCGGAAGCGTACCCGGACCGGATCGTGCCGGGTGAAGAAGTGAAGACCGCCGAAGGTGTGGATGTCATAGGACTCTACCTGACCGAGGAAATTCCCAAGGGCACGCCAGCCGTCGAGACGATTGAGCGTATTCGTGCGCAGGGTGGTGTGCCTTACCTGCCTCACCCCTTCGCGGGTGGAAAGGGCGGGGGGGGTAGACTCGCCGAAGATCTCGCCCCGCTGTGTGACGTCGTCGAGGTGTTCAACGCGCGGCTTCACTCAGAGAGGCCCCAACGACTTGCGGACGAACTCGCGGAGCGGCATGGGAAGCTCAAAGGAGCCGGATCGGACGCGCATACCATCGGGGAATTGGGGACCACATTTGTGGAGGTCCCGGGTCATCCGAATACTCCAGCCGGCCTTCTGGCTGCTCTCCGGCAGGCGCAGGTTACCGGGAAGTCTTCGTCCCACCTCGTGCACCTCGCATCCACTTGGGCGAAAGTGCGGAAGAAGCTCCCCGGAGCCCCAACCGGTTAG
- a CDS encoding bifunctional oligoribonuclease/PAP phosphatase NrnA: MSYRTPRKRTAMVKEARNALLAGRRVVLTTHLNADGDGAGSEAAVASWLRGNGTEVWIINPTPFPDGFRFLMENQDWIVPAGSRRARQICDSADLAVVLDTGEVPRIGRVRDLIRDIPTVVVDHHPPGEQSIGGISFRDPQACATGELVYDLVQASNGPWNDYVAQGIYTAIMTDTGSFRFTNSTPDCHEIAAEMIERGVNPEATWTRVYGAAPLRKFKILRHALATLDSDPELGITWMTVPTEVYKELDATPEDLEGMVDIPRSVDGTRVGVLFRLASTGEIKLSFRSNGPVDVNALARKFGGGGHVKASGAMVAGPLDRAIEEVLEVTRKAVRRQLEKGSECHSRQ, from the coding sequence TTGAGCTACCGGACGCCTAGAAAGCGGACGGCGATGGTCAAGGAAGCCCGTAACGCGTTGCTCGCGGGACGACGGGTTGTGCTGACCACGCACCTGAATGCGGATGGCGACGGCGCGGGCTCAGAGGCCGCCGTTGCCTCTTGGCTCAGGGGGAACGGAACCGAGGTTTGGATCATCAATCCCACGCCGTTCCCGGACGGGTTCCGGTTCCTGATGGAGAACCAAGACTGGATCGTCCCGGCAGGGTCTCGCCGGGCCCGGCAGATTTGTGATTCAGCGGACCTCGCCGTCGTTCTCGACACAGGGGAAGTCCCCCGGATCGGCCGTGTGAGAGATCTCATTCGTGATATCCCAACGGTCGTCGTGGATCACCATCCGCCTGGTGAACAATCCATTGGTGGAATCTCCTTCCGAGACCCGCAGGCGTGCGCGACAGGTGAACTCGTGTACGACCTGGTGCAGGCATCCAATGGGCCTTGGAACGACTACGTCGCTCAAGGGATCTACACGGCGATTATGACGGACACGGGGTCGTTTCGGTTCACGAACTCCACCCCAGATTGCCACGAGATCGCGGCCGAAATGATCGAGCGGGGAGTGAACCCCGAGGCTACTTGGACACGGGTGTACGGAGCCGCGCCATTAAGGAAGTTCAAGATCCTGAGGCACGCATTGGCCACACTTGACTCGGACCCGGAACTCGGGATCACCTGGATGACGGTGCCGACCGAGGTCTACAAGGAACTGGATGCCACACCGGAGGACCTGGAGGGTATGGTCGACATCCCGCGGTCTGTGGATGGTACACGGGTTGGTGTGCTTTTCCGTCTGGCGTCCACGGGCGAGATCAAACTCTCTTTCCGATCCAACGGGCCGGTCGACGTGAACGCGTTGGCCCGCAAGTTTGGCGGAGGAGGACACGTAAAGGCGTCCGGTGCGATGGTGGCCGGGCCGCTCGATCGTGCGATTGAAGAGGTGCTTGAGGTGACACGAAAGGCCGTGCGCCGACAACTGGAAAAAGGGAGCGAATGTCACAGCCGCCAGTGA
- a CDS encoding Fur family transcriptional regulator — protein sequence MKSVPVEHPHIRLFSRYLRDQGLPVTQQRSAVAEIVFGSDAHLSVDDLEGLLRDRSKRIGKATIYRTLDLLVRSRLVAEHDFGEGFKRYEHRLSQSPVHEHLICLECGKVSEFESTELYTVENRVRREHGFIPVRHRLEIYGLCGQCQAAGVEIPNEGLLCPIEIV from the coding sequence GTGAAGTCAGTTCCGGTGGAACACCCGCATATTCGGCTCTTTAGTCGGTACCTGCGCGATCAAGGACTCCCGGTCACGCAACAGCGAAGTGCGGTCGCGGAAATTGTCTTCGGCTCCGACGCCCATCTGTCCGTGGACGATCTGGAAGGCCTGCTTCGCGACCGCTCGAAGAGAATCGGCAAGGCGACGATTTACCGAACCCTAGACCTGTTGGTGCGAAGTCGACTGGTGGCTGAGCATGACTTCGGAGAGGGCTTCAAGCGCTACGAGCATCGCCTTTCCCAAAGCCCAGTCCACGAGCACCTGATCTGCCTCGAGTGCGGAAAGGTCTCTGAGTTCGAGAGCACCGAACTGTACACGGTGGAAAACCGCGTACGCCGTGAACATGGGTTCATTCCCGTACGGCACCGGCTCGAGATTTACGGACTATGTGGTCAGTGCCAGGCCGCAGGTGTAGAAATCCCCAATGAAGGTCTCCTCTGTCCCATCGAGATCGTCTGA
- the speB gene encoding agmatinase: protein MPNRRDPDIGRGHESDQIAAPAGVPSELSDLPWELPHTFLAMDEVSGALETAAGVILPVPYESTTSWGGGTRLGPRAIIEASRYIELHDQEFGCEPAAVLGINTLPALELTRAGATPAMVELRESYGRIASAVGERFLIMLGGEHSISSAAVLAQADRHEERLTVLQMDAHADLRGEYEGTPDSHASAMARVLDRADVVAVGVRGVSQEEVDVSNAHAGSTLVWADEMMDDDAWMDKAIDALGPKVYLTFDVDYFDPSFVPSTGTPEPGGGDWYRTLRFLKRVFAEREVVAADVVELAPTPGLNAPDFLVAKLVYKLVSYRYQGRLV, encoded by the coding sequence ATGCCCAACCGACGCGATCCCGACATTGGCCGCGGCCACGAGAGTGACCAGATAGCGGCGCCTGCCGGCGTGCCAAGTGAATTGAGTGACCTCCCGTGGGAATTGCCCCATACGTTTCTGGCTATGGACGAGGTCTCTGGGGCGCTGGAGACGGCGGCCGGAGTGATTCTCCCGGTCCCGTACGAATCCACGACATCGTGGGGCGGGGGCACTCGCCTCGGGCCCCGTGCGATCATCGAGGCATCACGCTACATCGAACTCCACGACCAAGAGTTCGGGTGCGAACCGGCGGCCGTGCTTGGGATCAACACCCTGCCTGCACTCGAACTCACTCGTGCCGGGGCGACCCCTGCCATGGTAGAGCTTCGTGAGTCGTACGGCCGCATCGCATCAGCCGTCGGAGAGAGATTTCTCATCATGCTGGGCGGAGAGCACTCCATCTCCTCTGCCGCTGTGCTCGCACAGGCCGATCGGCATGAGGAACGCCTGACCGTGCTCCAGATGGACGCACACGCGGATCTTCGCGGTGAGTACGAAGGCACACCTGATTCACACGCCTCGGCCATGGCTCGCGTGCTCGACCGCGCGGACGTGGTGGCCGTCGGTGTCCGAGGTGTCAGTCAAGAAGAGGTGGATGTGTCGAATGCCCATGCCGGCTCCACACTCGTTTGGGCGGACGAGATGATGGATGACGACGCCTGGATGGACAAAGCGATCGATGCGTTAGGACCCAAGGTCTATCTCACGTTCGACGTCGACTACTTTGATCCGTCGTTCGTGCCGTCCACGGGGACGCCGGAGCCAGGTGGCGGTGATTGGTATCGCACTCTCCGGTTTCTCAAACGGGTGTTTGCGGAACGTGAGGTCGTCGCCGCCGATGTGGTCGAGTTGGCGCCGACGCCCGGGCTCAACGCTCCCGACTTCTTGGTTGCGAAACTCGTCTACAAGCTCGTGTCCTACCGGTATCAGGGCCGGCTCGTCTAA
- a CDS encoding FtsX-like permease family protein yields the protein MKTSGDPGPLSARVREVVQSLDADRPLDQVATLEALRNDNIAPECLNATLFTAFAVLALFIAAVGVLGVLALVSQRTQEFGVRMALGARQGQVLAMVMKEGALLAIGSLVAGGLAALGLSRFLVGFLFEVEVTDPTTYLSVGAVLCLVALVAAYVPARRATLVDPMEALRSEQLFRAFRVQLDWG from the coding sequence GTGAAGACGAGTGGCGACCCCGGGCCTCTGTCGGCCAGGGTTCGGGAAGTGGTGCAGAGCCTGGATGCGGATCGGCCGCTGGACCAGGTCGCGACGCTCGAGGCGCTACGGAACGACAACATCGCCCCGGAGTGTTTGAATGCCACACTCTTCACCGCGTTCGCCGTCCTAGCGCTCTTCATCGCTGCGGTCGGCGTCCTTGGTGTTCTGGCCTTGGTCAGCCAGCGGACCCAGGAGTTTGGTGTCCGCATGGCGCTGGGTGCCCGACAGGGCCAAGTGCTCGCCATGGTAATGAAGGAGGGAGCGCTTCTCGCGATTGGCTCACTCGTCGCGGGAGGACTGGCCGCGCTCGGTCTTTCCCGTTTCTTAGTCGGGTTCTTGTTCGAGGTCGAAGTTACGGACCCTACCACGTATCTGAGCGTCGGTGCAGTTCTGTGCCTCGTCGCATTGGTGGCGGCTTATGTACCCGCCAGGCGCGCGACGCTTGTGGATCCCATGGAGGCGCTCCGCTCGGAGCAGCTCTTTCGGGCATTTCGGGTCCAGCTTGATTGGGGGTGA
- a CDS encoding phospholipase D-like domain-containing protein, with the protein MVQNTDGAAFPWMEVERATGSPTIAGNVLGLQFEGSSTFEAWIDAIDSAQRFVYFENYLVRDDRVGRAFRDVLVRKAREGVPVCLVYDWLGCWATPRSYWKPLIQAGAQVRAFNRPSLGLGNPFGAVQRDHRKLVVIDGDVCFVGGFCLGDEWAGTKTEAPWRDTGIEIRGPAALSAARAFEAMWDQEGDPLFFSSTVPKTEPPGDTPVWLIEGEPGKARVYRTLHLAAARARQRIWITDAYFVAPRSISEALGAAAQQGVDVRILVPAHNNWPLVGSLSRGGYRFLLESGVRVFEWQGPMIHAKTSVVDGTWCRVGSSNLNSASLMGNWELDVGVLDVSLAGQLEGLFLADLASSSEIVLPGRGHGGPARVVQGRVDTKSLDPQGTLPERLEQQIRSMGSTPGQIRMAPLFRASAALGEALAGDRTLGREDRTVLGTVSVFIIALAVFAAALPVVVGWIVAFVAGWFGLTTAIRAYLQARRANAEERKAALEDGAQT; encoded by the coding sequence GTGGTGCAAAACACCGACGGGGCTGCCTTCCCGTGGATGGAGGTCGAGCGAGCGACCGGGTCTCCCACGATTGCAGGTAATGTGCTCGGACTCCAGTTCGAGGGGTCGAGCACATTCGAAGCGTGGATCGACGCGATCGACTCTGCGCAGCGCTTCGTCTATTTCGAGAACTACCTGGTCCGGGATGATCGGGTGGGACGAGCCTTCCGGGACGTGTTGGTGAGGAAGGCCCGAGAGGGCGTTCCCGTCTGCCTCGTATACGACTGGCTTGGTTGTTGGGCGACCCCCCGCTCCTATTGGAAACCGCTCATCCAGGCAGGGGCGCAGGTGCGGGCTTTCAATCGCCCATCTCTGGGCTTAGGAAACCCTTTCGGTGCGGTGCAGCGAGATCACCGGAAGCTGGTCGTCATCGACGGCGATGTCTGTTTCGTAGGTGGCTTCTGCCTAGGTGACGAATGGGCTGGCACCAAGACCGAAGCTCCGTGGCGGGACACGGGGATCGAGATCAGAGGGCCTGCTGCCCTTTCCGCGGCGCGTGCCTTCGAGGCCATGTGGGATCAGGAAGGAGATCCCCTCTTTTTTTCCTCCACTGTGCCGAAAACCGAACCGCCCGGAGATACCCCGGTGTGGCTCATCGAGGGAGAGCCGGGGAAGGCGCGAGTTTATCGAACCTTGCATCTTGCGGCCGCTCGTGCCCGTCAGCGCATCTGGATCACCGATGCGTATTTCGTCGCACCTCGGTCCATCTCCGAGGCGCTCGGTGCGGCGGCGCAGCAGGGGGTCGACGTTCGTATTCTGGTGCCCGCCCATAACAATTGGCCGCTCGTAGGGTCCTTATCCAGAGGGGGATATCGATTCCTTCTCGAATCGGGGGTGCGTGTCTTCGAGTGGCAGGGGCCCATGATCCACGCTAAGACGTCCGTGGTAGACGGTACCTGGTGCCGGGTTGGGTCGAGCAATCTGAATTCGGCCAGCCTCATGGGGAACTGGGAGCTCGATGTCGGCGTTCTGGATGTGAGTCTCGCAGGACAGTTGGAGGGGCTCTTCCTTGCGGACTTGGCGTCTTCGTCCGAAATCGTACTCCCCGGGAGAGGGCACGGCGGGCCGGCTCGAGTGGTGCAGGGCAGAGTGGACACGAAATCGTTGGATCCGCAAGGCACGTTGCCGGAAAGACTGGAACAGCAAATTCGGTCGATGGGAAGTACGCCAGGACAGATTAGAATGGCGCCTTTGTTTCGCGCGAGTGCGGCACTCGGCGAAGCCTTGGCTGGGGACCGCACGCTTGGGAGAGAGGACCGTACCGTGCTCGGTACGGTGTCCGTCTTCATCATCGCGTTGGCAGTGTTCGCGGCGGCGCTCCCGGTCGTGGTGGGGTGGATCGTGGCATTTGTGGCAGGGTGGTTCGGCTTGACTACGGCAATTCGCGCGTATCTTCAGGCGCGCAGAGCAAACGCCGAGGAGCGCAAAGCCGCGCTCGAAGACGGCGCACAGACATAG
- a CDS encoding cytochrome c biogenesis protein CcdA — protein sequence MNEIEVGIFIAFTAGIFSFLSPCVLPLVPSYLTLVTGMSLEDLEAGVNRKATFVHSLLFVLGFSVIFILLGASASFLGQFFRQYEIWIARVGGLVIIVLGLHLSGLFKITPLMREKRMHFKNKPAGYIGTFGVGMAFGAGWTPCIGPILGAILTYGFSQDTMWAGVGLLTVYSAGLAIPFLIASLALDSFLQAFKKFRRWIPVVEKASGIMLVLLGILLLTGKFTVLTAVLARFTPEFIQNRI from the coding sequence GTGAACGAAATAGAAGTCGGTATTTTTATCGCTTTTACGGCCGGAATTTTCTCATTCCTGTCTCCGTGCGTTTTACCTCTTGTGCCCAGTTATCTGACGCTGGTCACCGGCATGAGTCTGGAAGACCTGGAAGCGGGCGTGAACCGGAAGGCGACGTTCGTCCACTCGCTCCTTTTCGTGCTCGGGTTCAGCGTGATCTTCATTCTGCTGGGAGCGTCGGCGTCGTTCTTGGGGCAGTTTTTTCGACAGTACGAGATCTGGATCGCGCGGGTCGGCGGACTGGTCATCATCGTTCTTGGCTTACACCTGTCCGGTCTGTTCAAAATCACGCCGCTCATGCGCGAGAAGCGCATGCATTTCAAAAACAAGCCGGCGGGTTACATCGGGACATTCGGGGTCGGTATGGCATTTGGTGCAGGGTGGACGCCCTGCATTGGGCCCATCCTCGGCGCCATTCTGACCTACGGCTTCTCGCAGGACACGATGTGGGCAGGGGTTGGGTTGCTGACCGTCTACTCCGCGGGGCTCGCGATCCCGTTCCTGATCGCGTCTCTCGCTCTCGACTCGTTCCTACAGGCTTTCAAGAAATTCCGCCGCTGGATTCCGGTGGTGGAAAAAGCCTCAGGAATCATGCTCGTGCTGCTGGGCATCCTCCTGCTTACCGGAAAGTTCACCGTGCTAACGGCCGTTCTCGCGCGCTTTACGCCTGAATTTATTCAGAATCGGATCTAG
- a CDS encoding ABC transporter ATP-binding protein, with translation MGELRTILPYFRPYMRSFYWGVVLVFFANLFQIAGPYLIKLAIDSLSEPGTTAGRIGSYAGLIVLAALFGGAARYGMRELLNGMSRRIECDLRDNFFRHLLSLDAAFYNVTRTGDLMSRATNDTLAVRMAVGPAIMYTVNTAVSFVFASSLMIWLSPKLTLLAMVPMVVLPPFVIGFGRIIHRRFEEIQEQFSSLSTFVQENLTGVRLVRAYTQEAEQSRQFDAFNKEYRSKNMRLVITAGAFHPILMFVAGTAMVVVTWFGALEVMAGSMSLGDFVAFGFYLTLLIWPMIAFGWVVNLYQRGAASMGRLNKILRAEPTVAVPADPVSIEGAHGRIEFRNVSFRYPDTERMVLSGINFVAEAGETIAIIGPTGSGKSTLVSLIARIYDPTEGAVLLDEISLGQVDPAELRLRLGVVPQDSFLFSDTIAHNVGLGLSDDIPLLSESGEPADVITDATGIAQLHDQIQAFPKAYDTMLGERGINLSGGQKQRATLARALARDPLVLVLDDALSAVDTHTEARILEDLRSVMKGRTSFIISHRVSAVMNADRILVLEDGMIVERGTHAELLGTEGTYARLLERQLRQEVLESEVAATGGD, from the coding sequence ATGGGTGAACTGCGCACGATTCTTCCGTACTTCCGACCGTACATGCGGTCGTTCTACTGGGGAGTGGTGCTCGTTTTCTTCGCGAATCTGTTTCAGATCGCGGGCCCCTACCTCATCAAGTTGGCCATCGACAGCCTGTCCGAACCGGGAACGACCGCTGGGCGTATCGGATCATACGCCGGGCTCATCGTCCTCGCGGCCCTGTTCGGGGGCGCGGCCCGATACGGCATGCGCGAACTGCTCAACGGCATGAGTCGCAGGATCGAGTGCGACCTGCGGGACAACTTCTTCCGACACCTGCTGAGTCTCGACGCAGCCTTCTACAACGTGACACGGACCGGCGACCTCATGAGCCGCGCCACGAATGACACGCTCGCGGTGAGGATGGCAGTCGGTCCGGCAATCATGTACACGGTGAACACCGCTGTGAGCTTCGTGTTCGCCTCCTCGCTGATGATCTGGCTGAGCCCCAAGCTGACCCTGCTCGCCATGGTCCCGATGGTCGTTCTCCCACCGTTCGTGATCGGGTTCGGCCGAATTATCCACCGCAGGTTCGAGGAGATTCAAGAGCAATTCTCGTCCCTGTCGACCTTTGTTCAGGAGAATCTGACCGGGGTTCGACTCGTTCGGGCCTACACCCAAGAAGCTGAACAATCACGACAATTCGACGCCTTCAACAAGGAGTACCGCAGCAAGAACATGCGCCTCGTGATCACGGCCGGCGCATTTCACCCCATCCTGATGTTCGTCGCTGGGACTGCCATGGTCGTCGTGACCTGGTTCGGTGCGCTCGAGGTGATGGCCGGGAGCATGTCACTGGGTGACTTCGTGGCGTTCGGGTTCTACTTGACACTCCTGATCTGGCCAATGATCGCGTTCGGGTGGGTCGTGAACCTTTACCAACGCGGCGCCGCTTCTATGGGCCGCCTGAACAAAATACTCCGTGCGGAACCGACGGTCGCCGTGCCGGCGGATCCCGTGTCGATCGAAGGAGCGCACGGTCGAATCGAATTCCGAAACGTGTCGTTCCGGTATCCGGATACGGAGCGTATGGTCCTGTCGGGAATCAACTTCGTGGCCGAAGCAGGCGAGACCATCGCCATCATTGGACCCACGGGTTCCGGGAAGAGCACGCTCGTGTCCCTCATCGCCCGGATCTACGATCCGACCGAAGGAGCTGTGCTCCTGGATGAGATCTCCCTCGGTCAAGTGGATCCAGCCGAGTTGAGACTCCGCCTAGGCGTGGTTCCGCAGGATTCCTTCCTCTTCTCCGACACGATCGCCCACAATGTGGGGCTAGGGCTATCGGACGATATTCCGTTGTTGTCAGAGTCGGGCGAGCCTGCCGACGTGATCACCGACGCTACCGGGATCGCGCAGCTTCACGATCAGATCCAAGCCTTCCCAAAGGCCTACGACACCATGCTGGGCGAACGTGGGATCAATCTTTCAGGCGGACAAAAACAGCGCGCGACATTGGCTCGCGCCCTCGCCCGCGACCCGCTCGTTCTCGTTCTCGACGACGCCCTTAGTGCGGTGGATACACACACTGAAGCCAGGATTCTGGAAGATCTCCGAAGCGTGATGAAGGGCCGGACGTCGTTCATTATCAGCCACCGCGTGTCAGCGGTCATGAACGCAGATCGCATCCTAGTTCTCGAAGACGGGATGATCGTCGAGCGGGGAACGCACGCCGAGCTCCTCGGAACTGAGGGGACCTACGCTAGGCTGCTCGAACGTCAGCTACGACAAGAAGTCTTGGAGTCCGAAGTGGCCGCGACCGGCGGCGATTGA
- the ggt gene encoding gamma-glutamyltransferase, with the protein MSAATREVRYTAFPNMGSSMLRTTRLITNLSILAALTIISATACSDVEPADAPLFAAGWLYRTTPEPVTAANGMVVTTDELASRVGVDILEAGGNAVDAAIAVQFALAVVNPEAGNIGGGGFMMVRMADGSSAALDFREKAPMAATRDMYLDEDGNLTDKSVAGHLAVGVPGSVAGMWAAHERFGSMNWTALVEPSVQLANGFPVRQRFLGSLSSTMVDALSRFQASADQFLPNDGSPPAVGDTLHQPDLAVTLGRIRDQGPDGFYRGETADLIVAEMQRGDGIITHEDLESYTAAWRDPVSFTYHGHTVLSMPPSSSGGATMAEMANILEGYDLSATGWNSTESIHLLAEAWKRAYADRNHYLADPDFIDMPLERMTSAAYARERASTISHGAATPSSEIGPGMEEGPNEGENTTHYSIVDAQGNAVSVTTTINSWYGSKVTVTGAGFVLNNEMDDFAAKPGTPNQFGLVQGENNAVGPGKRMLSAMTPSIVVGPDGKLKMVTGTPGGSTIITTVFQTISNVIDHGMNVVEAVQAPRVHHQHLPDQIYFEPASLEPATRLELEALGHTTVERGDVSGDAQMILIVDGVLTGWSDPRRGGRAVGH; encoded by the coding sequence GTGAGCGCGGCAACGCGCGAAGTACGCTACACCGCATTCCCCAACATGGGCTCATCCATGCTTCGTACGACTCGTCTCATCACCAACCTCTCCATTCTCGCGGCGCTGACCATCATCTCAGCGACGGCATGTTCAGACGTGGAACCTGCCGACGCTCCGCTCTTTGCCGCCGGGTGGTTGTACCGGACCACACCAGAACCGGTAACGGCCGCCAACGGCATGGTGGTGACAACGGATGAGCTCGCGAGCCGCGTCGGCGTGGACATCCTCGAAGCCGGCGGAAACGCGGTCGACGCTGCGATCGCCGTACAGTTCGCTCTGGCTGTCGTGAACCCGGAGGCAGGCAACATCGGCGGGGGCGGCTTCATGATGGTGCGCATGGCGGACGGCTCATCGGCTGCACTCGATTTTCGTGAGAAGGCCCCGATGGCTGCCACCCGCGACATGTATCTGGACGAAGACGGCAACCTGACAGACAAGTCGGTCGCGGGGCATCTCGCGGTAGGTGTTCCCGGATCTGTCGCTGGCATGTGGGCTGCCCACGAACGCTTTGGCTCCATGAATTGGACCGCACTCGTCGAGCCCTCTGTGCAACTCGCGAACGGCTTCCCGGTGCGGCAACGCTTCCTGGGCTCCTTGAGCAGCACGATGGTGGACGCACTCTCTCGCTTCCAGGCTTCCGCCGATCAGTTCCTCCCGAACGACGGAAGTCCGCCGGCCGTCGGCGACACACTGCATCAGCCTGACCTAGCGGTGACCCTTGGGCGTATACGCGACCAAGGACCGGACGGCTTCTATCGTGGGGAAACTGCAGATCTGATCGTTGCAGAAATGCAGCGCGGCGATGGGATCATCACACATGAGGATCTCGAATCTTACACCGCCGCCTGGAGGGATCCAGTTTCCTTCACTTATCACGGCCACACGGTTCTCTCAATGCCACCGTCTTCGTCGGGCGGGGCCACGATGGCGGAGATGGCCAACATACTGGAAGGGTACGACCTGTCCGCCACAGGTTGGAATTCGACGGAGTCGATCCATCTTCTCGCGGAAGCGTGGAAGCGCGCCTACGCGGACCGAAACCACTACCTAGCCGACCCTGATTTCATCGATATGCCGCTCGAGCGAATGACTTCGGCGGCGTATGCCAGGGAGCGTGCCAGTACAATCTCCCACGGTGCAGCCACCCCGTCCTCCGAGATCGGTCCAGGGATGGAGGAAGGCCCGAACGAAGGGGAGAACACCACGCACTATTCGATCGTCGACGCACAAGGCAATGCGGTCTCGGTGACCACCACGATCAACTCGTGGTACGGCAGCAAGGTGACCGTGACCGGCGCCGGTTTCGTGCTCAATAACGAGATGGATGACTTCGCTGCAAAACCAGGAACCCCGAATCAGTTCGGGCTCGTCCAAGGCGAAAACAACGCCGTCGGCCCAGGAAAACGGATGCTGTCCGCGATGACGCCGTCCATCGTCGTGGGGCCTGACGGAAAGCTGAAAATGGTGACCGGCACACCGGGCGGCTCAACGATCATCACGACGGTCTTCCAGACGATCTCGAATGTCATTGATCACGGGATGAACGTCGTTGAGGCCGTCCAGGCACCGCGCGTCCATCATCAACATCTACCGGATCAGATTTACTTCGAGCCGGCGTCGCTCGAACCTGCCACGCGGCTCGAGCTCGAGGCCCTCGGACATACGACGGTCGAGCGTGGAGACGTATCCGGTGACGCCCAGATGATCCTCATCGTAGATGGTGTGCTTACCGGTTGGTCGGACCCACGGCGCGGGGGTCGTGCGGTTGGGCATTAG